AATGTCCAGACGGCGGTTTGTTTTCCCTCCTCCTGCTCGGCCACCAATATGGACACGCTTCTGCGACGAGTCCTGAAGCAACTGGTTGGCTTGGAACTAAATGCAAATCAGAATTTGGTCAGCGAAAACTCCTGCAAGACTTCCGAGCGCGAGGCCTACGATGGAGGGACCATTGCCGCAATGTAAGTTTAATATAAACTTTGTCTTACTTATTATTAAGCTGCAATCCCAATTTACAGCGTTATTCTATCCGTGTTCGGAGGCGCAGTGCTTCTTTCCACACTTTACGACTACTTTGTGTGTGAGGATCAAAGTAAATAGACCTTATTTTAAGGCACAATCAGTTGGTAACTTTTTAACATACTTGTAGAAAAACTGCCTGCTCTTCTGAAGGTGTTCTCTGCACGTGCAAACTCACGATCACTTTTTCGCATCACCACCAAACCCAACCCCAACATGATTGAGTGTCTGCATGGATTGCGTGGAATGTCCTTGATCTGGGTGTGCTTCGGTCACGACTACATTATTGGCATCACATCTCCCAACATCAATCTCTACGAAGTGTACACTGTGGGTAGCGAGAAAGGCTTTTTAACGCGATTTGATTGCTTACATTAATCATTCCTCAGTGGGCTAAGACACCTTTTATGGACGTAATTAAGGAGGGCGTCTTTGCTGTGGATTCATTTTTCTTCATTAGCGGACTGCTGGTTGCGATGGTGGCCTTGCGTTCCATGGAAAAGTAAGTCGCCTTTCTCACCTATCCCCGTCCTTTCCACAGTCTATCATATTTATAGGGCCAAGGGAAAGCTGAATATTCCACTAATGTACCTCCATCGCTATCTTCGCCTGACGCCCATCGTGGCAATATCAATACTGCTCTACTGGAAGATACTGCCCTATTTGGGTGACGGTCCGCTGTATGGCAATTGGAACTTTGATAGCTACGATAGGTGTGAAGGTAACTGGTATTGGACCCTGCTCTACATTCAGAACTACGCCACCGATTCTGAGGTATGTCTGCATTCGCTTCATGGGCGCACTATGATAACTTTTCTTTCTATCAGTGTCTGGCTCACACGTGGTATCTGGCCATCGATATGCAACTGTATATCATTGCGCCCATCCTGCTGATTGTTGTGTACAAGTGGGGTAAAAAAGGTGCAGCAGCTGTTCTGCTCCTATTGTTGGGACTTGCTGCCTACTTATTTAGCATTATAGTGATCAACAATTACTCTTTGTAAGTATTCGCGATTAGCTTAGGCTATGTGCAGTATAACCAAATTCTCCTACCTTTACTACAAAAAATTAGGGTtggcggtggaggtggtggcggACCAGATGATTATTCCGAGGACCTCGAACACTATACCCACAATCGGGCTTCCGGATGGCTGGTGGGCTTTTTGTTCGGTTACTTCCTGCACACGATCCGTGGAAAGACGATCAAGCTAAGTCGACCTGCTGTCTGGGTAGGCTGGATCACATGTCTGGCCCTACTATTTACCTGCATTTTCGCGATGTATCCTTATGGCATTGGCAAGACCAACACGCTTTCCTCCGTTAGTGAAGCCTTCTACGTGTCGCTCTCCCGGATCGCCTGGCCCTTGGGTCTGAGTTGGGTGGTCTTTGCCTGCGTGCAAGGATATGGCGGATTGGCCAACTCCTTCCTCACATCGCCATTGTGGCAGCCTCTGTCGAAGCTTTCTTTCTGCGTCTATATGGGACATTTGTTGATCCAAAACCTTAATGGTGGGCGCACGAGAGTTAACACCTACTTCTCAAACTACGATATTGTAAGTTTTATCTGGCTATGCCTTAAAGTTATCAGCTGCAGtggttcttttttcttaacaGATGCTGCGCTTCTGGCAAGACTTTGGGTTTTCGGTCCTCCTCGCTTATGTCATGTACATTTTGATCGAAGCCCCCTGCGGCGGACTGGAGAGTCTGATCCTGCCGAACCGAAGACCAGCTCCCCAGCCAAAAGTGCAGGCTGCTGAGACATCTCCAGAGATCATCCCATCACCTGTCGACCCAGAGAAGCAGGCTCCAGAATCGAGTGCAGCCGCAAGTGACGGCGCAGTGGCATCTGCTCCTCCACTGGACAGCAAGACTCAACTGCAGGCTATCGAAGGAAACGAAACTTCTTAGGAATATCTAACGGATAGAAACTAATATAGaagattatttatatttacatgtACTCGTagtattaaaaatacaatgaaaaatattttttcaattaaaaagcttgttttgtttactGGCCATCAAAAGAAGCCTGACCTCAACTGTGgtgttataaaaatattattaatgcCTAAGATCATTTGTCTAAAGTTTGGGGATCGGTGTGAATTGATCTACCTAGTCTATCTAATGATCTACCTTCGATATATTAACCTGTTTCCCGCAGATAATAGCCTAATTTGAACTCCAGAAAATAGATATTAGTTATTGTTGTACCCAATCCATAAAAGGAACCAAAGGAACTGCTAATTTTCTGCAAACACGTATTAAGAGCATGAAGACTCCTTGTCAGTTGATCAGTACGTGACTCACGAAGCCTCGGCGCGTTTGAGTGGGTTTTAACTGAACTTAAATGATAGCTATTTATACTAATAAATTGCGATTACCAATTTTCACTTGAATTAATAAAGACGAAGAGGTTAGCCGAAGTGCTCGGTTATCGGCAGCCAGAGTTAAAAGGCCTCTTGCATATctgattgaattttaaaaactgaagTATGAAGTGTCTGGGGTTCGGGAAATCCAGGCAAGCAATAATATTTTGATTGCTCATTTGGTGGCTTATTGCCCTGATAAAAGCCAGTCGATCATTTCGCCAATTAATGTTGAGTCGGCTCAACAGCAGAAAGAAGGAAATTCCGTTTATTGTTTTCGTGAAACGACAGACCATTTGATTAGatagaaaacttttttttgaCCAAATGTTCAAAGTAACACTTTTTTAGTCAGATTAACATTAACAAGCACGTGCGGAAGGTCATAAACAGACAAATCAACACTTTCAAGCCTTAAAATTATTAGTTTATCTCAATCAACTAGATTGGTACATTTTATATGTGCGTGTTGATTTAAAAATGATCAGTGACTCAGCATTTAAGACGATTAGTTCAAATTCGAAGACTCTTTTACTCACATAAGAAACTAAATTATTTACCAATTTGTTTATAGACTTCTACTTTAGGTCGAAGAAATAAAACATAAGTGTATCGCTTTAACATGATAAGACTAGTGATTTATTGTTGGTAAATAGCTGCGATTATTTGTGGTACTTAAAACCACTtactattaaaaaaattgttctttaaGTCCTAAATTATGGTAGCACCTTAATTGAGAGCTTTGTAAGCGCTTTTAATTAGGGATAGTGTGTAAAAAGGGATTAGGAAAGGTAAGGATAACGTTACTCTCTGCAGCGTAGACAAGTTTGTTGTACATACAGATAGTAGTTGCAACATATAACACCATTTGCTTCTTTTACCTTcagaaaatatgttttatagCTTCACTAATTTCGGAATGtaattatgtatgtacatatgtacgagccccaaccactattaattcgaacagCATGTGATTTTTGCAGTGTGCAATGTTCAACACACGATAGTTTCGATACTATTACAGATAGCGTATgtcaatgtattttttcttaaagagAATTTGGTTCTCTTTACgatgataaaaaaatatttcttgtatttacaacaacaacaaaaatatgagtaCTTTATTCAAAACGTAGACTTAAGAGATAAGAAAAAATtgaccactattaattcgaacgctgcttaatataacaaattaatataaattaaaattgtgtaaCGTCACCTTTGGCCTGTATTACACATTTAATACGTTTTGGCATTgatttcaacaaattttggCAATGTTCTCGAGAAATCGAGTCCCACATCtcttgcaattttattttaaggtcAGAAATGTTCCTTTGTGGCTCATTGCGAAGCTTTCTTTTCATCAGCcaccaaatattttcaatgggGCTTAGATCAGGACTATTTGCTGGCCAATCTAAAACctccatttgtttatattgaagccaattttttgttgttttggctgtGTGCGATGATGCTCCGTCCTGCTGAAAGGTGAATTCACCACAGTCTGCCAGTTTTGGTATTGATGGCAGCAAACTATCttccaaaatattaatatattttgcagcGTTAACCGTTCCTTCAATAAAATGTAGTTTTCCTAACCCTTTGGCAGACATACATCCCCATACCATAAGGCTTGCAGGAAACTTTACTGTCCTTTTAAGGCAGTCTTTATGATATGCTTCTCCCTTTGTACGGATTACTCGTTTTCTTGTATCGCCGACACTTACATCAAATTTAGCTTCATCGCTAAATATGATGGTGTCCCATTGTCTTTGAGTCCAAGACATCCTTTCACGAGCCCATTGCAAACGCTTTTTTTTTGACGAAGCGTAAGCAAGGGTTTTTCCTTGGCCTACGAGTCAGATAAGTTATTGGTTAtgatataaaaagtataataaAACATACTTTATAGAATCCATATCCAACTGCTGTCGCGTCCATTCTCGTTTCAcagtttttccaattttctgCGACcactctgaagccaaatttCTTAAAGATTGGCGACGATCAGACTTGACAATTTTGGCCAGTTCCCTTTTGTCACGGGGTGTTATTGCTGATGTTCGGCCTCTTTTTGCGATATTACTTTCAATGTTCCCAGTTTTCTTGAACAATTGAATAACCCCATGGACCGACGACTTAGACAAGTTAAGTTGTTTGCTTATATCTGTGATTGTCTTCCCAGATTTATAATAATCCCTAATCAATATTCTGATTTCGGTGCAAATAGGTTTACCACGTGCCATCGTTGCTAAACTTTGACTGATCTGcagtaatttaaatttttttgcattctgcattgtgtTATTATTTGCAGATTTTAACTAGATAGTGATTCCGTTAGATtggttgcttttgttttgttcttcTTTTGAGATAACGGTAAGCTTGCGCAGcgttcgaattaatagtggtcaATTTTTTCTTATCTCTTAAGTCTACGTTTTGAATAAAGtactcatatttttgttgttgttgtaaatacaagaaatatttttttatcatcgtaaagagaacaaaattctctttaagaaaaaatacattgacATACGCTATCTGTAATAGTATCGAAACTATCGTGTGTTGAACATTGCACACTGAAAAAATCACATGctgttcgaattaatagtggttgGGGCtcgtatttatgtatgtatactgTGCATGCCCAATTCAAGTTGGACACTGTCTGACTTTTGATTTGAGTTGGCCTGTTGCGATGAGATTGATGGGTAGTACCCATTGGGTACCTACCGATCAGCTCACAAGGCATTGAATCATTCTAAGGGCAAACATTAATCCAATTTGTCCCGTCAACGTATGATCACCGATCTAGAATCCTGATTGCCAACAATCCTCTACTCGGTCGCTTCTTCTCCACTTGTTGGATCCTTGGTGCTTGCCCTACCGATAGTTATCAACCAACGGTGCGCGTTATCGATAAATTTGGCTAACGGCGCATTATAATTTCACATACATAGTTAGTGGTGTGCTACAATGGAAATCGTACAGCTTTATTTCCCTTGTTTATTACTTCATGCAATTTTTGCTTTAATCTatactaatatatatatttaaattatttgta
This genomic stretch from Drosophila yakuba strain Tai18E2 chromosome 3R, Prin_Dyak_Tai18E2_2.1, whole genome shotgun sequence harbors:
- the LOC6535912 gene encoding nose resistant to fluoxetine protein 6 translates to MAKVSVVILIFGLVVTRALDFGPELNQGIELDAQDYQRLNKVRHLSEQFFSHYKNVTLDDLVPQGRLPTVSDLQCYADFAQLTAGLTTGSLWAYRMIDSWGSIPSGILKGHLKDLGHYDECIDIEQSMASGSTLLGKYCLASLPLQQLLGNAGRMLNVQTAVCFPSSCSATNMDTLLRRVLKQLVGLELNANQNLVSENSCKTSEREAYDGGTIAAIVILSVFGGAVLLSTLYDYFVCEDQKKLPALLKVFSARANSRSLFRITTKPNPNMIECLHGLRGMSLIWVCFGHDYIIGITSPNINLYEVYTWAKTPFMDVIKEGVFAVDSFFFISGLLVAMVALRSMEKAKGKLNIPLMYLHRYLRLTPIVAISILLYWKILPYLGDGPLYGNWNFDSYDRCEGNWYWTLLYIQNYATDSECLAHTWYLAIDMQLYIIAPILLIVVYKWGKKGAAAVLLLLLGLAAYLFSIIVINNYSLVGGGGGGGPDDYSEDLEHYTHNRASGWLVGFLFGYFLHTIRGKTIKLSRPAVWVGWITCLALLFTCIFAMYPYGIGKTNTLSSVSEAFYVSLSRIAWPLGLSWVVFACVQGYGGLANSFLTSPLWQPLSKLSFCVYMGHLLIQNLNGGRTRVNTYFSNYDIMLRFWQDFGFSVLLAYVMYILIEAPCGGLESLILPNRRPAPQPKVQAAETSPEIIPSPVDPEKQAPESSAAASDGAVASAPPLDSKTQLQAIEGNETS